GATTCCTACTGCCCCTGCCAATATATATTTACACAACATGGCGGTTGTGGCGAAGTGGTTAACGCACCGGATTGTGGCTCCGGCATTCGTGGGTTCGATTCCCATCAGTCGCCCCATTTTTATTTTAAAAATTACAAATAATCTAATGGATACTTACATATAATTAAGTAAGAATTCGATGGGCTATAGCCAAGCGGTAAGGCAACGGACTTTGACTCCGTCATGCGCTGGTTCGAATCCAGCTAGCCCAGCCATTTTTGCGGAAGTAGTTCAGTGGTAGAATACAACCTTGCCAAGGTTGGGGTCGCGGGTTCGAATCCCGTCTTCCGCTCCAATAAAATTTTATATGGCGGCATAGCCAAGTGGTAAGGCAGAGGTCTGCAAAACCTTTATCACCGGTTCAAATCCGGTTGCCGCCTTTTCTTTTGTGCCGATGTGGCGAATTGGCAGACGCGCACGACTCAAAATCGTGTTCCTTCGGGAGTGTCGGTTCGACCCCGACCATCGGTATCATGAACGGCGTAAAAAGCTCTATACAATTAGTATAGAGCTTTTTTGTTTTCTTTTCATTACATGACAAAATAAGCAGAAAAAATATTGCATATACAATATTCCTTTCGAGCACTCTAGAGAGAATTTCTCCACCCCGGTGACATGAAGTTAAATCCGACACCACCAGTAGATATTAGTACATTATCAACGGTTAAGTTTGTAATTTCTAAAAACTTCTTTTCAAACTCTTCTCTGTTGTACTTATACATAGTTGAGTGGCACGCCCACATATGTGTTGAAGTACTTAACCAGTCCCCTAATTCCTTCAATTCAGGAAACGCCTTAAATTGGATTGTTTCATCTAATTTCATGAATCTTACTTGATAGATAGTTGGGTTTAACTTATCTCCTATTCCTTTAAAAGCATGTGATTTTTTGTCTTTTGAATGTGTCATAATTCTCCCTCCATCTTTTCTTCAAATTATTTCCTATTTTTATTATATAACAATAGAAAGTAATTATGGAAATATTATAGAAATCGGTATCGGCAATATAAAAAGACTCTAACAGAAATGTTAGAGTCTTTTTGTTAAATTATACTATGTGCTTCTAAAATTCGTAATAAACGTAGGAATTCATGTATAATATAACTTGTCGAAAGAACAAAATGATAGTGATTTATATTATGTCTGTAATATGAATCAAAAATGAACTTTTTATATTTCTTTTAAAAATGTGTTGAACACACATTATATTTCATATTAATATTTTTATGTAGATTTAAAACGGGAAAGAGAGTGGAAAGTATGGGCCGTAAATGGAACAATATTAAAGACAAAAAAGCATCAAAAGATGCAAATACAAGCCGTATATACGCGAAATTTGGGCGTGAAATTTATGTGGCAGCAAAACAAGGCGAGCCAGATCCAGAATCAAACCAAGCGCTAAGAGTTGTATTAGAGCGTGCGAAAACATACAATGTTCCAAGAACAATTATTGATCGTGCAGTTGAAAAAGCAAAAGGCGGTTCAGAAGAAAATTATGACGAGCTTCGTTATGAAGGATTCGGACCAAATGGAGCTATGGTTATTGTAGATACACTTACAAATAACGTAAACCGTACTGCAGCAGATGTACGAGCTGCATTTAGCAAAAATAGTGGTAATATGGGTGTGAACGGTTCTGTAGCTTACATGTTTGATGCGACAGCTGTTATCGGCCTTGAAGGTAAAACATCAGATGAAGTTCTTGAAATTTTAATGGAAGCAGATGTAGATGCACGTGACATTCTAGAAGAAGAAGATTCTGTTATCGTGTATGCTGAACCAGATCAATTCCATGCAGTACAATCTGCACTTAAAGGTGCTGGCGTTGAGGAGTTTACAGTTGCAGAATTAACAATGCTTGCACAAAGTGATGTAACACTTCCTGAAGATGCTCAAGCACAATTTGAGAAAATGGTTGATGCATTAGAAGATTTGGAAGATGTTCAACAAGTTTATCACAACGTAGACTTAGGAGAGTAATACGATATATGACCCTTTTCGCTTAGCGGATAGGGTCTTTTTTATGAAGTTAATTAAGGTGATGAAGTATTAAAGGTATTTTGTTGTAGGTAGTGAATATGATTATAGGGATATATAAAATATTCATTATCTCTAGGAGGCTTAATATGGAACATAAGACACCAAAGCATATAGTTGCTGTAGCAGGTTATTTAACAAATGAAAAAAATGAAGTGTTATTAACAAAAGTGCACTGGCGAGCTGATACGTGGGAGTTGCCAGGAGGACAGGTAGAAGAAGGCGAAGCGCTCGATCAAGCTGTCTGTAGGGAAATAAAAGAGGAAACAGGGTTAACGGTGAAGCCTATCGGAATTACAGGGGTTTATTATAATACCTTTATGCATATTCTAGCTGTTGTTTTTAAAGTAGCATATATAAGTGGTGAAATAAAAACTCAACCTGAAGAGATACAAGAGGCTAAATTTGTTGATTTAAATGAAGAGAACATAGATGAGTATATAACGCGTCCTCATATGAAATCCAGAACGCTTGATGCAATGAGAGCAACACATTTTATTCCGTATGAAACGTGGGAAGTACAGCCGTATAATTTAATAGGAAGATTGTAAAGAAAAGAGTAGCCGATTTGAGATACATTCGAATCACTACTCTTTTTTGTATACTGTTTAAGAAAAAGGTCAAAATAATAATAGCACTAGTATTGATTTGTAGAACGTTTGTTCTGTATAATAAATCTATATGTTATATACATTTAGATTACTAGATAGTCAAAAGTATATATATTTGTAGATGATATAATTAAAGTGTAAAGTAAAAATATAATAGTCTTAAGGGTTTCTCTTTTATTGGTTATTCGTGCTTTAACATAACCTATATTCAATATTTCAGATGAATAGTAGATAAAAAAATACTGTGATACAATACTTTTTTATCCCACTATTTGCTGGGCAGTAAGCCTGATTGATGAGGGCTCATTAAAGTTTCACTTTATACCTTACAATGATGTAAGGTACGTGTAAGAGAAATCGATGGGATATTTTTTTACAACAATGTATTCTTAAGTAAGAGTTATATGCTGTGTGGAAAAGAGGTGTTCAAGATGAAAGAACGAGTATTATCTAGGGTGAACTATCATCAAAAAGTTGCATTAAATCCAATGACTAAACTTTTTTATAAAGCCATTATATTATTATTATTGTTAAGTTGTACGTTATTATTCATTGGAAATGTAATGATTGAGAAAAGTGATATTAGTAAATTACATGTACCGGCTAAGTTAGAGGTGCCAGAATCATTAACACATGCATTTATTGCGACAGAAGATAAAAGATTTTATCATCATAACGGTTTAGATTATATAGCAATTATTAGGGCCTCAGTTGAGAATATAAAGGCTGGTGGTGTCGTGCAAGGAGGAAGCACGATTACACAACAGCTATCTAAAAATGCCTTTTTAACAAATGAACGTACATTTTCTCGTAAGTGGAAAGAGATTTTTTATACGAAAAAAATTGAACGCACATTTACGAAGGATGAAATTTTAAAATTATATGTAAGTAATATTTATTATGGAGAAGGAGCGTGGGGAATTGAAAAAGCAGCAAACCTTTACTTCGGTAAAAAGGTGAACCAATTAACGTTGGCTGAAAGTGCAATGATGGCTGCTGTAGTAAAAGCACCTGCTTATTACTCACCTGCCCAAAACTATGATAAAGCAGTAGAGAGACGAAATGTCGTTTTGAGACTAATGGAGAAAGAAGGCTATATAAGCCATGATGAGTATGTTCAAGCAGTTAGTGAGAAATTAGTAATTCGTCATGATATAAAAATAGAGCAGTCGATGTTAAATAGCGCGCGTAAAAAAGCAGTAAGTTAAGAGAAGTTCCTACAGAGGAGCTTCTTTTTTTGAATAAATTGTGACAAATTGTGACACAATATCGTCACAATTATTGTGTTTTTGTAATTTATGTGAGCGTGTTCATTGCGTGACGTATATAAGTGTTGATATTATGTGTATTGTGTACAATGCTGTATACAGAATATGAATTTAAAGAGGAATGTATATGAAATCAAATAAACTCATGGCTCTTGGTATAGTTTTTTCTATCGCAGTATTGATTGTAATTGGAACAATTGCGTATAGCATCATAAATGACAAAAAAGATAAAGGGAATGAGATGTTTGCTTATTCTACGCAACAATCTTTAGGGAAAGATGATGCTCCAGTTAAGGTAGTTGAATTTGGAGACTTTAAATGTCCTGCTTGTCGTACTTGGGATGTAACAGTATTACCTCGATTAAAAGAAGAGTATATTGATAAAGGCAAAGTGCAGTTATATTTTATTAACTTCCCATTTATCGGAAAAGACTCGGATTTAGGTGCAGCAGCTGGTGAAGCAATTTATAAACAAGATAAAGATTCATTCTGGATTTTCTATGATGAGATTTATCAAAATCAAAAGAAAGATACGGAAGAATGGATTACAGAAGATTTGCTTCTTAGCATTGTGAAAGAAAAACTTCCAAAAGTTGATGTAGAGCAATTTAAGAAAGATTTACACAGTAAAGACATTAAAGAAAAAGTACGTAAAGATTCAGATCGTGCTCAAAAATTAAAAGTTCAAGGTGCTCCTTCTGTATATGTAAACGGTAATCTTGCAAACCCTGATTTCGATAGTATGAAGAAGGCAATTGATAAAGAATTGAAAAAGTGATGAGGTCTCTCATCACTTTTTCGACTTTTTTCGATAAAATTCTTGCCTCTACTTTTTTTACATGCTATACTACTTTACATAAGTTATTCTAATATCTTATATGTAATTCATATTTGCGGGTGTAGTTTAGTGGTAAAACAAGAGCCTTCCAAGCTCTGGTCGAGAGTTCGATTCTCTTCACCCGCTCCAAATTTTATTAAATGTTTTTCTATAAATTGTGATCAACGCAGTGTTTCGTTTCCGAGATAAACGAGGCATTGCGTTTTTTAATGTTTGAAAAACCTAATTACATGCGAAAATAGAAGTAAATAATAGTATTCCAAAAGTGAATTACTAACCAATAGAGTCGTTACATAAGGGATGGATTCATCTGAGGAGGCGATTAAGAGTGGATTTTGAACAATTAAAGCAAGATGTAATTGCGTATAGTAAAACAATTGGCATAGATAAAATAGGCTTTGCGAGTGCTTCTCCTTTTGAGGAATTAAAGCAGCGCTTAATCCAGCAACAACAATTAAATTATCAATCTGGATTTGAAGAGCCTGATATAGAGAAGAGAACGAATCCGCAACTGTTATTACCGGGTGCTAAATCAATTATTGCGATTGCTTTAGCATATCCTTCAAAATTAAAAAATGCACCATTAAGTAAGCGTGGAGAACGCCGTGGGATTTTTTGTCGTGCTTCTTGGGGACAAGATTATCATCTTGTTTTACGAGATCGTTTGCAAAAATTAGAAGCATATTTAATTGAAAAACTTCCGGATATAGAAGTGAAGTCCATGGTTGATACAGGTGAATTAAGTGATCGAGCTGTATCAGAGCGTGCAGGCATTGGATGGAGCGGTAAAAACTGCTCTATTATTACACCTGAATTTGGTTCGTACGTATACTTAGGGGAAATGATTACAAATGTTCCATTCCCGCCAGATAAGCCGATAGAAGATCAATGCGGGGGCTGTACGAAATGTATCGATATTTGTCCTACCGGTGCTTTAATACAGGGGGGACAGTTAGATTCGAAGAAGTGCATTGCGTTTTTAACACAGACGAAAGGATTCCTACCTGAAGAATATCGCGATAAAATAGGAAATCGTATATATGGATGTGATACGTGTCAGACTGTTTGCCCGAAAAACAAAGGAATGGATTTTCATAATCATCCTGAGATGGAGCCGGATCCTGAGCTAGTTAAACCATTATTAACGCCACTTTTAACAATTAGTAATCGTGATTTTAAAGAGAAATATGGGATTATGTCAGGGTCATGGAGAGGGAAAAAGCCACTGCAAAGAAATGCGATTTTAGCATTAGCACATTTTAAAGAAACATCGGCAATTCCTGATTTAATTGGTGTTATGAAAGATGACCCAAGACCAGTACTACGCGGAACGGCAGCATGGGCACTTGGGAAAATTGGCGGAGATGGAGTAGGCGAAGCGATTGAGAAAGCGATGGAACGTGAGAAAGATGAAGAAGTGCTTCATGAAATGAATCGCGGGCTTGAATTGTTAGCACAGAAAAAAGAGTAGATAATATTTCCCTTTTTCATATTGTAATATGGGAGGGAGACAGAATGGTTGTAAAAACGAAGATTGAAAACCAATTACAACAATTTTTAGCATATATAACGGAGAAAAGAACGAATGTGGATGGTATTGCTGAGGATTTACTACAAATGGCACTGAGAAAGAAACAATTGTTTCAAAGACGTAGTGCACATATAGTGAAAGCAACTGCGGATGTTTCTTTCATTAGACAATTAAATAGTAATGACCATCAAGAAATTGATTATCAAATACATTTTAAATATTTAATTAAGCATAAAGAATTATTTTATATTGAAGAGGAACAATTAAAACGAAGAGTTTGTTTAAATAATAGTCGGATTATAGGCGATTATGCTATTGAAGTGTCAGAAGAAATTAGAATGGGTGAGACATTAGAAAGGGAAATTACGAAAGAGAAGTACGGTTCTTATCAGTATAATCGTTTAGAGGCAGTGAAATATGCAGAGCGTTGGTGGGATGACCGAAATCCTATGTATCGTAATTTCCCTGATAATTGTACGAATTTCATTTCTCAATGTCTTCATACTGGAGAAGTACCTATGAGCGGATATCCTAATATTCGTAAAGGATGGTGGCAAAGGGAGAATCAGTGGAGCTGGAGCTGGGCTGTTGCACATTCTTTTTATTGGTATTTGTCAGGTGCTACAACAGGACTTCGAGCAGAGGCGGTAGAGAGGCCAGAAGAACTTATTCTTGGAGATGTCATTGCTTATGATTTCGAGGATGACGGAAGATGGAATCATACGACGATTGTAGTAGCAAAAGATGCAGATGGTATGCCGCTTGTAAATGCACATTCAGCGAATAGCCGTCGACGTTATTGGAACTATGAAGACTCTAGTAAATATACACCACAAATGAAATATAAATTCTTTCATATTATTAATGGGTAGAGATTTTTCGCTCAAGTGGTATAATACGTAGTAGACAAAAAACAGAGGTGAATATCGCGTGGGAGTACATGTTGTTTTATATCAGCCAGAAATTCCAGCAAATACAGGGAATATTGCTCGTACTTGTGCAGCAACTGGAACAGAATTACATTTGATTAGACCGCTTGGATTTTCAACGGATGATAAAATGTTAAAGCGTGCAGGATTAGATTATTGGCAGCACGTAAAAATTACGTACTATGATTCAATTGAAGAATTTTATGAAAAAAATAAAGACGGTGAATTCTTCTATTTAACAAAGTATGGCGAGAAAGCTCATACAGCGTTTGACTATAGCAAGCGCGAGAAGGATTACTATTTTGTATTTGGAAGAGAAACAAACGGCTTACCAGCTAATGTAATCGAAGAAAACTTTGATCATTGTTTACGTATTCCAATGACAGATAAAGTACGTTCATTAAATTTATCTAATACAGCAGCAATTTTAATTTATGAAGCGTTCCGTCAACAAAATTACCCTGGATTAGATTTAGAAATCGTTTATTAAAAGTCGCCATATGGCGACTTTTTTTTATAAAATAAAAATAATATATAATCATACATTTAAAAGAGGAGACATAATCATATAGAATGGGATATATGATTAAAAATAGATAAGACGGGTTGAGATAAATATGAAGGAAGAATATGGTAATCAAAATACCTTTTTAAGTATGATAGATATGGATTTAATTAGACAAGGATTATTACATGCTATTCAAGATTTAGTATTCATATTGAAAGTTATTGATAATGAAACGTTTCAATATATGTATGTGAATAAAATAGGAATGGATTATGCTAGGTTAAGCGAAGAGTGCTATGGAAAAACTTTTGCAGAAGTATTACCAAAAGATATAGCGGGGATATTGCAAAGGCAATATGCAAAAGTAGTGAGAGAAGCGAAAGCACACACCTTTTGTGATGTAGTCAATTTACCAAAAGGTGAGATACATTATGAATCTTCACTTAATCCTGTCTGCGACGAAGAAGGAATATGTCAATTTATTATTTGTATTACAAGAGATATTACAGCTCAAATTGAGGAGAAGACAGAGATAGAGGAAAAACAAATGTTATTTAAGTCGTTACTGGAATATAATAATGACTCAATTATATCTATAGATTCTATAGGGAGAGTTACATATGCAAATCCGGCAACGTATGAAATATTTGGATACCGGTATGAGGAATTAAATAATAAATTTATTTTTGAATTCATTAATAAAGAATATGAAAAAGATTTTCAAATTATATTTAAGGGATCGATGCAAGGAAAAGCAAAACAAATTGTTTCAAAGAAATATGTTCATAAAGAAGGGTACGAGCTATATATTTCTTTGAGAACTATCCCGATTATTGTGAACGGTGAAATTGTTGGGATTTATATTGTTACGAGAGATGTTACAAGGCAAGTATTAAACGAAATGCGAACAGAATATTTAGCTTACTATGACCAGTTAACGGGATTAATGAATAGAATTTCATGTACAAATAAGTTAAATACTTTTTTAAATGAGAGTGTAAATTTTGCACTTGTATTTATAGATTTAGATGAGTTTCATCGTATTAATGATACATTTGGTCATAAAGAGGGAGATAAAGTATTACAAAAAGTTACAGAATGTTTAAGCAATCTAAAAATAGAAGATATGCACTTATTTAGAGAACACGATGATCAATTTGTTATGTTGATAGAAAATATAACGAAAGAATATGTAGAGGAAATTGCAAAAAGCATACTGAAAAATATTAGTGAATCTTTTGTAATCGAAGAAGAAGATGTATATTTAAGTGCGTCAATTGGAATTGTAATGGTTCCAGCAGATGGAGAAGATGAAAAAATACTATTTCAGAGAGTCGATGCTGCTTTAGAAAAAGCAAAAGAAAAAGGAAAAGGACATTATCATTTTTATTGTAGTGGATTAGACTGTGAGCGTGAACAAAGGTTTATAATAGAAAACCAGTTACATCGTGCTATAGAAAAAAATGAATTTTTCTTATATTATCAGCCACAAATTAATATTGAAACGAAAAAAATAGCTAGTATGGAAGCTTTAATAAGGTGGGAGAATAAGGAATTAGGACTTGTTTCTCCAAACCAATTTATTCCGTTGGCAGAAAGAACAGGCTTTATTATTAAGCTCGATGAATGGGTAGTAAATCAAGTGTGTCAGCAACTGCGCGAATGGTTAAATAAAGGATATGAAGTGGTCCCAATTGCGGTTAATATTTCAGCTAGACACTTTCGTTCTATTACATTAATAGAGATGATTACACGGGCTTTACATAAGTACAATGTACCAGCTCATTTATTAGCGATAGAGGTTACAGAAGGAGCTCTTATACATAAAGATATATCGAAGAGAGTGTTAATACAATTAAAAGAACAAAATTTAAAGATTCATTTAGATGATTTTGGAACAGGCTACTCATCTTTAAGTTATTTAAAAACATATCCAATTGATACTTTAAAAATTGATCGTTCTTTTATGGAGGGTATACATATAGATGAACGTGATACGAATATTACAGCTGCAATTATTCATTTAGCTCATACTTTAGAATTGAATGTAATTGCAGAGGGAGTAGAAAAAAAGGAGCAAATACAGTTTTTGAAAGAAAAGAATGTGAAGCTTGTACAAGGTTATTATTATAGCCGACCAATATCCAAATATGATATGGAAAATATGTATTATAAATAAAAAAATGATGTGCTAAAAGCACATCATTTTTTATGTGTACCTGGTTTGTCGTTGTAACCGGATGTAAAAATAGCTGTAAGAAATGTGAGTGATACACCTAAAATTAATAATAATTTCATACTAATATCCTCCTTACTTTTTTCGGTTCATGAGTTTTATTTATTATCCAAAATGTATGTAAGGTTCTTAGAAGAAAAGAATTTATTTATAATGAATAGCAGTGTAAAAACGTTAATACCTATATTATACAGAATTTTCTTTGAATTTTGGAGAGAATTTTAGCGTGCTATTATATATTTCGTTTTGATTTAAAGAATGTTTAAGGACATCCTAGCATACCTTTTATAATAATCCGATTGAACAAGGAGATGGGGGAGGAGCTATAATGGATATTCTAAAAAAGATTGAACAGCACCGAGAAGCAGAAGAACGTTTACAATGGGAAGGTACGTTTGCGGAGTATTTGGAGCTTGTGAAAGAAAGACCATGGGTGGCTCAAACAGCACACTCTCGCATTTACAATATGATAAAAGATGCTGGAATTGAAGAAGTTGATGGTAGAAGAAAGTATAACTTCTTTAGTAATCAGCTCTTTGGATTAGAGGATGCTCTAGAACGTCTTGTAGAGGAATATTTTCATCCATCTGCAAAACGATTAGATGTTAGAAAAAGAATTTTATTATTAATGGGTCCTGTTAGTGGAGGGAAATCAACGTTAGTTACAATGTTGAAACGAGGATTAGAAACATATTCAAGAACAGATCGCGGAGCAATTTTTGCAATTAAAGGATGCCCAATGCACGAGGATCCACTGCATTTAATTCCACATCATTTACGAGATGATTTCTTTGATGAGTATGGGGTTAGAATTGAAGGGAATTTATCACCACTAAATGTCATGCGTTTAGAGCAAGAATACGGATCAAGAATTGAGGATGTAGTTGTAGAGCGTATTTTCTTCTCTGAAGATCGCCGTACAGGGATTGGTACATTTAGCCCGTCTGATCCAAAATCACAAGATATTGCAGATTTAACAGGTAGTCTGGACTTTTCTACGATTGCAGAATATGGTTCAGAATCAGACCCGCGTGCGTATCGATTTGATGGAGAATTAAATAAGGCAAACCGAGGAATGATGGAGTTCCAAGAGATGTTAAAATGCGATGAGAAGTTTTTATGGCACTTATTATCACTTACGCAAGAAGGGAATTTCAAAGCGGGAAGATTTGCGCTTATTTCAGCAGATGAATTAATTGTAGCGCATACGAATGAAACAGAGTATCGCTCATTTATAGCAAATAAGAAAAATGAAGCATTGCACTCAAGAATTATTGTAATGCCAGTTCCTTATAATTTACGGGTAAGTGAAGAAGAACATATTTATGAAAAAATGATTCGTGAAAGTGATGTATCGAATGTTCACATTGCACCACACACACTTCGCGTTGCAGCAATGTTCACTATTTTAACTCGTTTAAAAGATCCGAAGCGTCCGGATATTGATTTAATTAAAAAGATGCGTTTGTATGATGGAGAAACGGTAGAAGGTTATAATGCGATTGATGTAGAAGAATTACAACGCGAATATCAAGATGAAGGTATGAAGGGTATTGATCCTCGTTATGTCATTAACCGAATTTCGTCTACAATCATTCGAAAAGAGGTACCATCTATTAACGCGTTAGATGTACTTAGATCTTTAAAAGATGGGCTAGATCAGCATCCATCCATTAGTAATGAAGACCGTGAACGTTACATGAATTTCATCTCATTAGCGAGAAAAGAATACGATGAAATCGCGAAGAAAGAAGTACAAAAAGCGTTTGTTTATTCATATGAAGAATCAGCTAAGACGCTTATGGATAATTACTTAGATAACGTCGAGGCGTACTGCAATAAATCGAAATTACGTGATCCGTTAACAGGAGAAGAAATGAGTCCAGATGAAAAATTAATGCGCTCAATTGAAGAGCAAATTGGAATTTCAGAAAATGCTAAGAAAGCGTTCCGTGAAGAGATTTTAATTCGCATTTCTGCTTATGCCCGTAAAGGAAAACGCTTTGATTATAATTCACATGAACGTCTTCGTGAAGCGATTCAGAAAAAACTATTTGCTGATTTAAAAGATATAGTGAAAATTACAACATCAACGAAAACGCCGGACGAAAATCAGCTTAAGAAAATCAATGATGTTGTTGCGCGTTTAATTGATGAGCATGGCTATAATTCTTCTTCAGCAAATGAATTACTACGCTATGTAGGTAGCTTGTTAAACAGATAGTTTGATAACAAAACGCTGTCTCTTGTATTTTGCGGGACAGCGTTTTATTATCCGTTCATATGTGTATAAAGTGTCATACCTTGTCCAAATGTAATAAATTAAGATGCAATTTTATGAATTTATTGTCAATTATTTTTACAATATGCATATGATAGAGTAACCAACCATTCATACGAAAAAAGCCAACACAATACAATATGTTGCAAAGTAAAAATATGTGCAACAATGCATTGTGTTTCTTTCTTATCAGTGGCTGAATATTTCTTTCTATTATGTGAGTGGCAAAATTTTGTTTAGGATGCTCGGGGTGTTGTATGAAAAACGTTATAAATGTTTATGGGATGATTTTCTGTGGGCAGTTACCTTTCAAACATTCTAGCTTGCACATTACAGAACAAAATTTATAGATTGCTGTTCATACAGGAAGACAATTACAGTAAGGAGGGAAAGGAATGGGCGAAGAAAATCAACCAAATTATACGATTTCACAGGAA
This genomic interval from Bacillus thuringiensis contains the following:
- a CDS encoding PrkA family serine protein kinase, translated to MDILKKIEQHREAEERLQWEGTFAEYLELVKERPWVAQTAHSRIYNMIKDAGIEEVDGRRKYNFFSNQLFGLEDALERLVEEYFHPSAKRLDVRKRILLLMGPVSGGKSTLVTMLKRGLETYSRTDRGAIFAIKGCPMHEDPLHLIPHHLRDDFFDEYGVRIEGNLSPLNVMRLEQEYGSRIEDVVVERIFFSEDRRTGIGTFSPSDPKSQDIADLTGSLDFSTIAEYGSESDPRAYRFDGELNKANRGMMEFQEMLKCDEKFLWHLLSLTQEGNFKAGRFALISADELIVAHTNETEYRSFIANKKNEALHSRIIVMPVPYNLRVSEEEHIYEKMIRESDVSNVHIAPHTLRVAAMFTILTRLKDPKRPDIDLIKKMRLYDGETVEGYNAIDVEELQREYQDEGMKGIDPRYVINRISSTIIRKEVPSINALDVLRSLKDGLDQHPSISNEDRERYMNFISLARKEYDEIAKKEVQKAFVYSYEESAKTLMDNYLDNVEAYCNKSKLRDPLTGEEMSPDEKLMRSIEEQIGISENAKKAFREEILIRISAYARKGKRFDYNSHERLREAIQKKLFADLKDIVKITTSTKTPDENQLKKINDVVARLIDEHGYNSSSANELLRYVGSLLNR